The Acetonema longum DSM 6540 genomic interval GAAGAGAGACTGTACTGGGGGTACGTCGAACGAGCGCCCGGAACCCTAACGCCGCAGATGGGCCGTTCTGCCCACCCGCGGCTTGGCTGGCGGCGGCCTGGGTTGATAGGTAGTTGCCGGTTGGCTGACGCACTCTTTCTGAGTGCGTTTTTGCTTTTTATCAGATGAATGCCTGGCGCCTATCTCTTGCGGGTGGCGGCTGCCTGAGTTGATAGACAGTCCCCGGTTAACAAAAATAAAGCAGCTTTCGAACTGTACGGCTCGAAAGCTGGCTTTATTTTTATATGCAGGTTAAAGCGACCGACGCAGGCCAAATTTTTCCCTCAGGGTAGTGGGAGTAAAGCCGGTACGTTTTTTGAATAATTTACTGAAATAATAGGGATCAGGGTACCCGACACAGGTAGAGATTTCCGCTATAGATCTGAAGGTGGCGCATAGGAGTTCCCTGGCTCGACGAACCCGGTAGTCGATCAAATAATCTAGGGGCGCTATTCCGGTATGCTTTTGAAACAGATAGGCGAACTGCTTGCTGTTTAAGCCATATTGTCCGGCCCAGGCAGCTATTGTCAACGGTTCTCTGTAGTGATGCTTCATATATTCGATGGCCTGTTCCACCAGCTCCCGGTCCTGCTGGTTGTAACGGCTGCCGGCGGAGGTCAGGGTTTCATCCAGAATGCCAAAAAACAGCGATTTGGCTTGCAAGGCCGGCAAGTTGCCCGGTTTGGCGCAAACGTGATGCAGGCGGTGGAGTAAATCCCGGATGCGGGGACTATGGCCTGAATCCAGTTGATAATGGGAAAAGGCTTGGGGAAATTCTTTCCTGGCACTATCCGCTACCTGATAATGGACTACCATATAACTCCACTCCACGTCTCCAACTACCTCTTTATTCAGAGGCATATTGGGACCGCCGTGAAAGATTTTGCCCGGCGACATCTCGTAGGCCACACCGTCAAAATGCATCCTGGCACGCCCCTGCAAAGGAAAAATCAGACCCGAAACCGCCGGTGTGAAAACGTCAAGGCATTTCTTCCCCGGCGGGACGGTGGCTTTAATAACATCAATGATTTGGAAGGAGATGCGGGAGAAATTCCCCGCTAATTGATTAATATCTACTTGCATCGCCGGGCCTCCTGATTTACTTTTACAAATAAGTAATGATGATATTCATTCTCAATATTATACTATAGTAACTTTAGAAGCAGATGTCAACCTTTCTGACGGCAGTTTGGCACCGGATGTGAGGAATCCTGCTATTGCAGTTATCTTTGAAAAGTTCATCCTGTTTCGGAAAATATCCATTTCTTTGCCGATTTTTTTGATCAATCCTTATTGTCTCAGGGCTTTTATCATAGAAATTCCTCCATTTACGCAACCTTTTATATTTGATATTCTAGATATACTGAATTCGATATTGAAAATCATTATCATTATGATGTGATGTAAATATCTATTTCTGCCAGGAAAGGAGACAACAGCTTGAAGAAGAAGGAATGCCCCTCAGCCAGAAAGTGCCTGGTTTATGCTCTGATCGGCAGTCAAATGTTCTGGTACACACCGGCTATTGTTTATGCCGAGGACGCTCAACAAACGGCTGAAGCCGGCAGCGAATCGGCCGATGCTGACGAAAAAAATGAAGCCCCCATGGAAGAAGTAGAAGTAACCGCCAAACGTGACCAGCTGCCTCCCGTCTATGCAGGCGGCCAGGTGGCGCGCGGCGGTAATATCGGCGTATTAGGCAATAAGGATTTTATGGACACTCCCTTTAACATTATTAGTTATACCTCTGAAACCATGGAAGATCAACAGGCCGACACACTGTACGATGTGCTGATCAATGACCCTTCCGTCCGGTTTGCCACCTCTGCCGGTGGCACCAATGAGAACTATATGATCCGCGGTTTAGAACTGAATTATCAGTATCTCTATTTTAACGGCATGACGGGTTTGGCGCCGCACCATCATGTTCCGGTTGAATTTCTCGAGCGAGTGGAGGTGCTGAAGGGTCCCACTTCCTTTCTTTATGGTGGAGTAAGCACTTCGGTGGGCGGCGCTATCAACCTGGTGCCCAAGCGTGCCGGAGAGGAGGATATCACTGACTTTACCACCAGCTATACCTCCACCTCACATTTGGGCGGCCATATTGATCTTGGGCGTCGGTTTGGCGAAAATAAAGAATGGGGCATTCGCTTCAATGGTGTCTACGAGGATGGTGAAACCGCAGTTGACGATCAAACCAAAGAGCGGCTGCTGGGCGCTGTGGGTGTGGATTATCAAAGCGACAAATGGCGCATGTCTCTGGATTCCTACTATTCGGAAAATAGTTATGATAACGGATCCAGCTCTATGTACTACCTGGGCAGCGGTTATACAAAAGCGCCGGACGGCTCGACCAATGCGTACCGGGGAACAGATGGCACGATGGAGAATACTGGAATCCTGCTTAAAGGTGAATATGATGTTGAGGACGATTTAACCGCTTATTTCGGGATCGGTACATTATCGACCAAGGCAACCGGCTTCATCAACGGCAATCATGTTCTGAATCTCCAGTCCGATGGAACGGCAACACTTCGGAATGTTTTTAAACAATACTTTTGGACAGAGACCACTTCCGCCGATTTCGGGCTGCGCAGTACTTTCCAGACCGGTGCGGTAAAGCATCAGGTCGTTTTAGGCACAAGCTTGGTGGATACGGATTATTCCAATGCTTATACTCAGGGCAGTGGTAATTATGCGACGAACATTTATAACCCGATCTCAGTTGCCAGCTATTATGATAGCCTGACGCAACCAAGCCGGGGCAACAAGACCCTCGTGACTGAGCTTTCCAGTGTTCTTCTGTCTGACACCCTTTCTTTTGACGATGATAAAGTACAGTTAACCTTGGGGGCGCGGCGGCAAAATGTGGATCAGACAACCTATAAGTACGCCAACAGCCTTGCCACCGGAAACCCGACATCCACAAGTGTCTACGAATCAGACGCTACGACACCGATGGTCGGCCTTGTCGTCAAGCCATGGGGGGAATCGGTTTCCTTCTACGCCAATTACATTGAGGCGCTTTCCCCGGGAACTGTGGTCGGTATAACCTATGACAATGCCAATGAAGTACTGGCGCCCTATAAAACCAAACAACATGAAATCGGCGTCAAATGGGACGAAGGTAATTTTGCCAATACCCTGGCTATTTTCCAAATCGCAATGCCCAGTTCTACGACGACGAACAATGTTTATTCCTACGACGGCGAACAGAAAAGCCGCGGTATTGAGTGGAACACCTTCGGCAGTATCGCGAAAAATCTTCGCCTTTTAGGGGGCATTGCCTATACGAAAGGCGAGATAGTCAATTCCGCTACAAGCTCTAATAACGGCAATACCCCGTATGGAGTACCGGAATGGACGATGAACGCCGGCGTCGAGTGGGACACGCCGTGGGATGAGAATTTAACGCTTTCGCTGCGGGCCGTATATACCGGGTCCCAATATATTAATAATGCCAACACCATGGAAATCCCAGACTGGGTGCGCTATGATATCGGTGCGCGATACAAAAGCGTGATTAACAAAGTACCGGTCACATATCGGCTCAGTGTGGAAAACCTGTTTGACAAACATTACTGGGCAGGTTGCTTCAGTGCCGAAAATTATGTCACGCTAGGCGCTGCCCGCACGGTTAAGCTATCAGCAACCATGCATTTCTAAACAGAGGCTGTCGCCGGATATTTTAAACACTGCGGACCCATTTTTGCGCATAGTCGCTTGGCGGCGGCTATGCGCAAATTGACATTTCTGATTGGAGGAAGCAGAATGAAACGACTGTTGGGACTGCTGGTCTCGCTTGTACTTTTAACAGGACTGCTGTCCGGCTGTGGCGGGACTCCCGCAAAAAAGGGCGCCGGTATATTAAAAAACGCTCCCGGACAGGAAATGAAAGAATCCGCCTGGCCCAGGACAATCATCGATGCTGCCGGCAATAAAGTGCTGTTAAAGCAGCCGCCCCAAAGGATTGCGCTGCTTCACTCCTTATATCTGGAACACTTCTTTGCGCTGGGGACGCCGCCGACTGCCTCCATGGGCGCCTCCGCCGGAACTGCTATGAAGGTGCTGCAAACCTGGGAGACGCTGAAACCCTTCGCTAAAACAGCTGATGTCATGGACTTGGGCAGTTCCCGTGATTTGAATCTGGAGGCGGTTTTAGCCGCCAATCCGGACGTGATTGTTACATTTAAAGGCCGTCATGTGGAAAAAGTCTATGATCAACTGGTTCAGATCGCTCCGGTTATCCTAGTGGACTTTAGCGCTTCCTGGCAGGACCAGACGATGGCCTGTGCGGAAATCGTCGGCAGGGAAGGCTTTGCCCGGGATTTTATTAAGGAAGCCGAGACAATCATTGCTATGGCTAAAGAGAATCTGAGTCAGCACAAAAACAAAACCATGGCACTGTTTCGCACTGATGGGAAATCCTTTATCTCGCGGGGCAACAGGCAGTATTACGAAACCTTCGGCATTTCCAAGCCCGCGGGCTATCCCGATGACTATGAGAGCATGTCGTTAGAGGCTGTGGCGGAGATGAACCCTGATTATATCGTGTTTCAGGACTCTCGCGAAATGGCCCGGGCATTTGTAAAAAACCAGGAAGCTTGGGCAATATGGCAGGAATTGGACGCAGTAAAACAGGGACATGTCTTTTACTTCGACGACTCCCTTAATACCTTCGGACCGCTGGCCATGCGCCTCACGGCTGATAAACTGGTCGAGATATATTCCGGTCCCTGATGCATCAGGCCGGAGAACTGCAGCAGGGAGGACAGTCTACTCAATGAAACAGCTACAAGAATCAGTACGGCCGGGACCGGCATTGCATACACAGAAAAAAAGCCGCGCACTGGCGGCGTGGCTGATCATCATCTTGGGGCCGGGGCTGGTCGCTTGGCTTATGGCTCTCTCCATCACCAAGGGAGCAGCAGACATCTCTCTGCCTCTGGTCTGGGACGCCTTATTCCGCTTTGACGGGGGAGATATCCGTCACCTGATTGTGGCGGACCTGCGCCTGCCCCGGGTGGTAGCCAGTGCCCTTGCCGGCGCTGCCTTTGCCGTGGCTGGAGCTCTCATGCAGGGCATGACCCGAAACCCTCTCGCGGATTCCGGGCTGATTGGGTTAAACGCCGGGGCGGGCTTTGCCCTGTCTCTGTGTTTTGCTTTTTTTCCGCATCTGGGGTATCTGAAACTCATCCTGTGTTCCTTTTTAGGGGCGGCGTTCGGCGGGGTGCTGGCGACCGGCATCGCCTCTCTGGGACGCAGCGGCGCGTTACCCATGCGCCTGGTGCTGGCAGGGGCGGCGGTCAGCGCTTTGCTGACCGCCCTTAGCCAAGGTGTGGCACTGTATTTTAACGTGGCGCAAAATCTCATGTTCTGGACGTTAGGCGGCGTAGCCGGTTCTAACTGGACTCAAGTCAGCATTATGACACCTTGGATTGGAGCTGGGCTATTGGGGGCAGTGGCGCTTTCACGTTTCATTACTCTCCTAAGCCTGGGGGAGGAAGTGGCTAAGGGATTGGGACTGAATACAGTGTTGGTCAGCATTCTGGGCTCGCTGCTGGTGCTGGTCCTGGCGGGAACTGCCGTGTCGGTCCTGGGGGCGGTGAGCTTTGTGGGCCTGATGGTGCCTCATCTGGCCCGGTTCCTGATAGGGGTGGATTATCGTTGGATTATCCCTGCTTCGGCGGTTCTGGGCGCTTTCTTACTGGTATTAGCGGATTTGGGGGCGCGGACGCTGACCCCGCCTTTTGAAATCCCTGTCGGCGCGCTGATTTCCCTGATTGGCGTTCCCTTCTTCCTGTATCTGGCCCGCCGGCAAAGGAGGGCTCTGTGATGGCCGAACGGCAAACCAATCATGAGCTTTATCAACGAAAAATTGCCCTGCGCCATGCCGTTATTGTGGCTTCCTGCGCCGCGCTTCTGATCCTCTCGCTGATCGTCAGCATGAATATCGGATACATTCCGCTTTCGCCCATGGATACTTTAAGGACGCTCATGGGGGACGGCACAGAGCGGGAAACCCTGATCCTGTTTCAGTTCCGGCTGCCCCGCATTCTGATCTCCGTGCTGGTTGGGGCTGGACTGGCCCTGTCCGGATGCATCGTCCAGGGGATTTCCCGGAATGCACTGGCCGACCCGGGTTTGCTGGGGATTCATGCCGGGGCGGGGTTGATGGTGATCCTTTATGTGCTGTTTTTTGGTGCCCAGTCCTTTTTGTCGGTGCTGACTCTGCCCTTTTTGGCCTTGACCGGGGCAGGCATTACGGCGGTTATGATCTATGTGCTGGCTTTTAAACCAAGCGATGGTGTCGCTCTCTTGCGCCTGATTCTGACCGGACTGGCGGTGCAGGCGGGGATTTCGGCTTTGACCACCGTGCTGGTTGTTAAGCTGGATGATACCCAATTCGATTTTGTGGCTCTGTGGCAAGCCGGCAGCATCTGGGGAAGCAACTGGAAATTTATCCTGGCATTGTTGCCCTGGATGTTGCTTTTGATTCCCTATGTGCTGATGCAATCCCGTGTGCTGGATGTGCTCAGCTTTGGCGATGAGACAGCTGTCAGTCTGGGCCTTGGGGTAGAAAAGGAACGGCGGAGGCTTTTGGCCGCTGCGGTAGCTTTGGCTGCAGTCTGCGTGGCAGTCAGCGGCAGCATCGGCTTTATCGGGCTAATTGCGCCCCATTTGGCCCGGCGGCTGGTGGGGCCGAAGCACGTTATACTGTTGCCTGCCTGCGGGCTGATCGGCGCGGCATTGCTTTCGGCGGCGGATACTCTGGCCAGAGGAATCATGCAGCCAGCAGAAATTCCGGCCGGCATTATGGCGGCGATGATCGGCGCGCCCTACTTTCTTTACCTGCTGGCGAGAACCAGATAACCGGATGCCGGAATCATCATAATGAAAGGGTGATAAGTTTCATGAACAGCATTGTAACGGAAAATCTGGCCGTGGCTTATGAAGACAACCTGGTGGTAACCGACCTGGAACTACAGATTCCCCAGGGCAAGATCACCACGATTATCGGCCCCAACGGCTGCGGAAAATCTACGGTGCTTAAAGCCGTAGGACGCATCCTGAAACCGAAAAAAGGCCTGGTGTACTTAAACGGAGAGGATATCCGCCGCCTTTCCACCAGGGAGGTGGCGCAGAAAATGGCCATATTACCGCAGTTTCCCCAGGCCCCGGCAGGGCTTACGGTGGGGGAACTGGTATCCTATGGCCGCTTTCCCCACCAACGGAGTTTTGGCAAGCTAAAGACCTCTGATAAAAAGATCATCGATTGGGCTCTTGAGGTCACCAAACTTGCCGTCCTGGATACTACGGCAGTGGACAGCCTGTCCGGCGGACAGCGCCAACGAGTCTGGATCGCCATGGCTTTGGCCCAGCAAACCGATTTGATCTTATTGGACGAACCGACGACTTATCTTGATTTGTCCTATCAGCTGGAAGTGCTGGAACTGCTCCATCGCCTGAACCGGGAACAAGGCTGTACGATTGTGATGGTACTGCATGATTTAAACCTGGCCGCCCGTTTTGCCGACTATATGGTGGCCATCCGGGGCGGGGAGATTATCTGCCATGGCGCGCCGGAGGCAGTGATGACCGCTGAAGTGCTGCGGCAAGCTTTCCATATTGACGCCCAAATTATCACCGAGCCCCGCACAGGCCGGCCAACCTGCATTTCTTATGACCTGATTAAGGACCAGCCGGAAGGAGGGGCGAAACCATGAACGAGTTAAGCCGCCTAAAGCGCCTGTCAGCGGTAAGGTCCAGCAGCGGCATCCAGTTTCTTACGCCTGCCGTTTCCCCCGGATCGCATTGCCCCATGCGCATTGCCTCGGTCATCGTAGAAGGGATTGAAGGGCTTTCCTCCCTGCTGGTGGGAATGCCTGAGTGCACCACTCACTCCCGGCTGTTTAATCCCTACCCGGAGGGAAAACACGGGGAACTGCACTGGCTGTATGTGCTGGAGGAGCAGGAAGTGGTTTTTGGCTGCCGGGAGGGTCTGATCAATGCTCTCCAAAAGATGGATCGGGCCGGGGCCAAGGCTATTCTGCTGATCGTCACCTGTGTGCCGGAACTGATCGGGGAAGATATAGAGGGAATTCTGCACGAAGTGCAACCGGAATTGTCCGCCCGGGTCACCTTCGTTATGCTGGGCCAGTTCAAGAACGTCAGCTATCCGCCCGGTTCATGGAAGACTATGGAGGCACTGGGCCGGCTGATGGCGGCGAAAGAAACCGATAAGACCCGGATCAATGTGCTGGGCCGCTCTCCGGATGAAGAGCACATCCCCCTGCCTTCTATACTGCCTGAGCTTAACCGGCAGGGGTTCTCTTTGCGCTATTTGGCCCCGGGCGCATCCCTGGCAGATTTTCAAAGTGCAACCGATGCCAGGCTCAATCTGGTGGTTTCTCCCTTCATGCAGCCCCTGGCCGTCAGAATGGAACGGGAATTTGGCATTCCCTATATTCCTCTGCACATACTTTATGATGCAGAGAGCATTGACCGGACCTATCAGGCTCTGGCGGCAGATTTAGGCCTTGCCTGGGGGGATGAGACCTGGAAAGAAGAACGCCGGCAGGCTCTTGCCCTGGAGAAGCAGGTCGGGGAAAGGGTGAAGGGACTTCGTTACGCTTTTTCGCTGCGGCTGGATATGCCCCTTCCCCTGGCCGTTTATCTGGCCAAACTCGGTATGGAGCCTGTGCTGCTGCATATGGAAGAATATTACCCGGAGGATAAAGACCATGCCCTGGAGCTCATTAGCCGGGGACAGGACCCCTTGATCTGCCGTATGGTGAATATTGAAGCTGAGCTTTCGATTCTGGAAAAGCTGGACATTGATGTATGTTTTGGCTATTTGCCGGAACGCAGCAAAACCATCCCCTGTGTGCCGGAAATGCTTGATTTTTACGGGCAAACAGGGTACGGTCGAACCGGCGGCCTGTTGCAAAGAATCTTACGCATATTAGACCAGCGGGATATAGGGAAAGGAGGAACTGGCAATGGGGCTGCATCGGTTTAAACCTCCAGCATCAGGACGCATGGGCACGCTTTGGACTCTGGCCGGCATTCGCGGCGCGGCTTTAGTAGAATTCGGCTGTATGGGGCACATGCTGTACAGCGGCCTGACCCTGAAACGAGCCGGGGTCCAGGAGGGCTGCAAGCTCTACTCAACCCATATCGACGAAACGGATATTGCTTTTGGCGATACCGGCAGACTGAAAGAGACTATCGATCATGTGATCCAAAAGGATCAGCCGCGGGTGATTTTTCTTTTGCCCTCGGCGATCCCTGAAGTGATCGGGACGGATATTGCCGCTTTTTGTGAGGAAGTGCAGCCGGACTATCCGGACGTTCGCCTGCTGCCCTTTGGGCAGGGCGGTTTTGACGTTATCCACCACCAGGGCGTACAGGAGGCGCTGCTGTTGCTGGCCCGGACCCTGCCGGCAGAGGTAGGCCGGACACCCCGGCCCACTTTTAACATTATTGGCTCCTGCGCCGACTTGTTCCGGTTTCAGGCTGATGCCGGCGAGATGATCCGCCTGATGGCAGGGGCTTTCGGCATAGAGCCTCTGTGCGTCATGACCTCGGATGCATCGGTATCTCAGATCGAAAATATGGGCGGGGCTCATGTCAATCTGGTGATACGCCGGGAAGGAGAGCCCGCCGCGCGTCATCTCCAGCAGCGGTTCGGGACACCGTACTTTGCGGGACGGCCCTACGGCATTGAAGGCACTGGCCGCTGGCTGACGGAAATCGCCGCGATATGCGGTCTCAAGGTGGATAGCTCCTTCCTGAAAGCAGAGAGAGAAACCCTGCGGCGGCAGCTTACGCCGGTAATGCCGTCTTTTCAGCACATCGTACGGTCTCATCCTGAGGAAGCCATATTATCTTTGGGGGGACATGCCGATGTGATCAAGGGTATTCTGGCCTTTGGCTGCGGCGAGCTCTCGTTGGTAAAAGGGGCTTGCTGGTGCGACTGTCCTGATATGGCCGGTGAGGATATTCCCTATTTTACGGAAGAACAATGGTCAAAGGCGATTCAGGAGCAGAAAAAGGGCTTTATCATGGCCAGCGGCGAGGCTCTGGAATGGGCGGGACGGAACCGGGAGCTGCAAATTTCCAGCCCGGATACCAAATGGCGTTTGCATCCTTATGAACCGCCCTTTGTCGGCTTTCACGGCGCGGTGCATCTCATCAATCTATGGATCAACGAAGCCCAGGGGGGCCGTTGAAAAAGGTCCATCTGCGTCACTTCAGCCTCCTGCGGGCAGGGAAAAAAATTGGTGCGTGTTAGCAGAATAATGAAAATGACTATCAAATTCATTTACATGGATGGATTTCTGTGTTAAATTATTTTCATAAGTATAGAAGCGAGGAATGGAGCATATGAGAAAGGGATTACGGACCTGGGGCCTGATGCTGTTGACGTCGGTAAGCTTAGGTGTTTATGCTGCCGGCTGCGGTTCCCAGGCGCGAGACGCCGCAATGCCTGCTGCCGAAAAGCCGGCTTCACGGGTGGTGCAGTATCTGGGCAAGGAATATACGCTGCCGGTCAAGGCTGAGAAAATCGTGGTCACCGGGGCCCTGGAGGGGCTGGAGGACCTGCTGGCGCTGGGAGTGAAGCCGGTCGGGTCTATGAGCATCGGCGGCACTTTTCCGGCGATCTTTGCGGACATTCTTCAGGAAGCCAAACCCATAGGCGAGCGGATGCAGCCCAGCTTTGAGACTCTTTTGCAAATTAGGCCCGATGTGATTATCAGCAGTGATAAATTTCCAGCGGCTACAGCCATTCAGCTTGGAAAGATAGCCCCAACCATCCCCTTGTCTCATTTCCCCGGGGACGGTGAGGCCAATCTTCGTTTTTTGGGGGAACTGACTGGCTCCGGGGACAAGGCGGAAGCGATGATCCGGCAGTACCGGCAGAAGGCTGCGGCGGCCCAAGACCATTTGCCGGCAAGGGTAAAGGATAAAAAAGTGGTGGCCATACGCATCCGGGTCGGCAGCATTTCCGTGTATCCCGCCCATGTGTTTTTCAACGACGTTCTCTATACCGATCTGGGTTTGCCGGTGCCGGCGGAAATTCGGGCCGTTAAGTATCAGGAACTCATTTCCCTGGAAAAGTTCAGCGAAATGGACCCGGATTATATCTTTTTACAGTATGCGGCGGGAGAAAACCCGGCTCATCCTCAGGCAGTGGAGAATCTGCAACAGAATCCCATCTGGCGCAGCCTGAAAGCGATGAAAAATAACCGGGTATTCGTGAATGTCGTGGACCCGCTGATACAGGGGGTGGCCATCGGCGGGAAAATTCAATTTTTAGAAGCGGCTCTGGAAAAACTGCACCAGTAAAGTTGGCGCTACAAGGGCTGATATTCTTTTAAATACGGAAAGGCGAGAGGAATTTCATGCGTGTAACCAACTTGACGGGATATGGGATTTTGCTGACTTCACCGTTGCTGGTGCTTTCCTGCATTATCCTGTCCATCTATTTCGGCGCCAAGTCCATTGATATAGCCGTTATTCAGGCAGCCATCCTGCAATTTGATCCGGGTAACCTGGACCATCAGATTATTGTCAGTTCGCGTCTGCCCCGCATAGCGGGAACCCTGCTGATCGGCGGGGCCCTGGCGGTCTCGGGAGCGCTGATGCAGGGAATCACCAGAAATTATCTGGCTTCCCCCGGCATTATGGGCATCAGTGACGGTTCGATTTTGGCGGTTACTCTGAATATGATCCTGCTGCCTCAGGCCTCCGATCTGGAGCTCATGATAATGTCCTTCGCCGGATCGGCGTTGGGCGCAGGCGTGGTTTACGGCCTGGGGGCCATGCTGCCGGGAGGGCTGTCGCCTTTAAGGCTGGCTGTATTGGGAGCAATCACCGGAACCTTTTTAAGCAGTTTGGCTGCTGCCTTGGCGGTTTATTTCCAAATATCCCAGGATATCAGCTTTTGGTATAATGCCCGGCTGCACCAGCTCCGGCCGGAGCTGGTGGAACTGGCGCTGCCGTTTATCATCGCAGGATTGATGATTGCCCTGTGGCTTTCTAAGTCTGTTACCATTCTCTCTCTGGGAGAGGAAGTGGCAATCAGCCTGGGGCAGCGTACAAGGGTCGTAAAGATTGCCGCCGCCGGGGCTGTGATGCTGCTGACTGGCAGCGCTGTGGCTCTGGCGGGAAAAATTGCCTTTGTGGGGCTGATTGTACCGCATATTGTACGCTACCTGGCAGGGGCTGACTATAAATGGATTATTTCCTGCTCTGGAGTTTTGGGAGCGGTTTTTCTGGCCGTTTCCGATATACTCAGCCGGTTTTTGAACTTTCCTTTTGAAACGCCGGTCGGAGTTATCACCTCACTGGTCGGCGTGCCGTTTTTCCTTTACCTGGCGAGAAAAAAGGGAGACCGGAATTATGCATAGGCAAAGTACAAGCCGCTTTACCGGCACCATGATCACAGGTATCCTCTTAGTGGCGGCTACTGTCTGCCTGAGCCTGAGTTATGGCATCTTTGAACTGACCCTTGTGGACCTGGGGAAGATTTTTCTGGGACTGGAGACCGTCCGGGAACATGAAGTGCTCATTTATGATTTTCGCTTGCCCCGGATCGTCATTGCGGCATTGGTAGGGGCGGGCTTAGCCATAGCCGGCGCCGTGCTTCAGGGGATTTCCCGCAACGGCCTGGCTGATCCCGGTCTGCTGGGGATCAATGCCGGAGCCGGATTGGCGATTGTCATCTTTATGTTCTTTTATCAGGGGAAGCTGATGGGAACTGATTGGAGGGCTATCCTGGCCATGCCTTTTTTCGGGCTGGCCGGAGGACTGGGGGCCGTAGCCTTAATTTATCTGTTTGGCTGGAAAAACGGCCGTATGGATCCCCAGCGTTTTTTACTGACAGGTGTTGCCCTGGGTTCGGGGTTTGGAGCCCTTTCCCTGTACATTACCTTGAAAATGAATCCCGCTGATTTTCACAGTGCTACGGTCTGGGGGCTGGGCAGCCTGCTTCACGCCAACTGGGACTATATATTTTCCATGCTGCCCTGGTTTTTGCTGCTGTGTCCGGTGATTTTCCTGAAAGGACCTATCCTGGACCTGTTCGGCCTGGATGAGGGCAATGTCAGGAGCCTGGGGGTGGCTGTGGAGAAAGAGCAAATTATTTTGCTCGTATGCAGCGCCGGTTTGGTCAGCGCCTGTGTGTCCGTGGCAGGGAGCATTAGTTTTGTCGGGCTGATTGTACCTCATATCGTCAAACAATTGGTGGGCATCCGGCATGATCGGGTCATCCCCGCCTGCGCCGTTGGCGGTATGCTGCTGGTTCTGGCCGCTGACTTTATTGCCAGAAATCTGTTTGCTCCGGTGGAAATCGCAGTGGGAGTTATTATATCCCTGATTGGGATCCCTTATTTTATCTATCTGTTATTTCAGGCTAAACACCAGCGTTAGTTATATACTGACGCACAGCCGTGAAAGGGGGCGTAGCACTTATGCGCGAGTGTTCTTATAAACAGGCGGCCGCGATTTCTTTATTGCTTCATGTAGTGGCAGGAATCGCTCTGTCGGTGGCGCCGTTCGCTCTCAGCCGCTTTGAGCCTGTGAGTGACGTTGTGCCGGTCCGATTACTAAGCATGGGTGAGATGGGCGGCATGACGGCTGAGGCTGCAGCGCCGGTTCCACCCATGCCGGCGCCGGAACCGGTCTTGGAGGAAACCGTAGCCGAGCCTCAGCCTCAACCCTT includes:
- a CDS encoding TonB-dependent siderophore receptor → MFWYTPAIVYAEDAQQTAEAGSESADADEKNEAPMEEVEVTAKRDQLPPVYAGGQVARGGNIGVLGNKDFMDTPFNIISYTSETMEDQQADTLYDVLINDPSVRFATSAGGTNENYMIRGLELNYQYLYFNGMTGLAPHHHVPVEFLERVEVLKGPTSFLYGGVSTSVGGAINLVPKRAGEEDITDFTTSYTSTSHLGGHIDLGRRFGENKEWGIRFNGVYEDGETAVDDQTKERLLGAVGVDYQSDKWRMSLDSYYSENSYDNGSSSMYYLGSGYTKAPDGSTNAYRGTDGTMENTGILLKGEYDVEDDLTAYFGIGTLSTKATGFINGNHVLNLQSDGTATLRNVFKQYFWTETTSADFGLRSTFQTGAVKHQVVLGTSLVDTDYSNAYTQGSGNYATNIYNPISVASYYDSLTQPSRGNKTLVTELSSVLLSDTLSFDDDKVQLTLGARRQNVDQTTYKYANSLATGNPTSTSVYESDATTPMVGLVVKPWGESVSFYANYIEALSPGTVVGITYDNANEVLAPYKTKQHEIGVKWDEGNFANTLAIFQIAMPSSTTTNNVYSYDGEQKSRGIEWNTFGSIAKNLRLLGGIAYTKGEIVNSATSSNNGNTPYGVPEWTMNAGVEWDTPWDENLTLSLRAVYTGSQYINNANTMEIPDWVRYDIGARYKSVINKVPVTYRLSVENLFDKHYWAGCFSAENYVTLGAARTVKLSATMHF
- a CDS encoding FecCD family ABC transporter permease, coding for MAERQTNHELYQRKIALRHAVIVASCAALLILSLIVSMNIGYIPLSPMDTLRTLMGDGTERETLILFQFRLPRILISVLVGAGLALSGCIVQGISRNALADPGLLGIHAGAGLMVILYVLFFGAQSFLSVLTLPFLALTGAGITAVMIYVLAFKPSDGVALLRLILTGLAVQAGISALTTVLVVKLDDTQFDFVALWQAGSIWGSNWKFILALLPWMLLLIPYVLMQSRVLDVLSFGDETAVSLGLGVEKERRRLLAAAVALAAVCVAVSGSIGFIGLIAPHLARRLVGPKHVILLPACGLIGAALLSAADTLARGIMQPAEIPAGIMAAMIGAPYFLYLLARTR
- a CDS encoding ABC transporter substrate-binding protein is translated as MKRLLGLLVSLVLLTGLLSGCGGTPAKKGAGILKNAPGQEMKESAWPRTIIDAAGNKVLLKQPPQRIALLHSLYLEHFFALGTPPTASMGASAGTAMKVLQTWETLKPFAKTADVMDLGSSRDLNLEAVLAANPDVIVTFKGRHVEKVYDQLVQIAPVILVDFSASWQDQTMACAEIVGREGFARDFIKEAETIIAMAKENLSQHKNKTMALFRTDGKSFISRGNRQYYETFGISKPAGYPDDYESMSLEAVAEMNPDYIVFQDSREMARAFVKNQEAWAIWQELDAVKQGHVFYFDDSLNTFGPLAMRLTADKLVEIYSGP
- a CDS encoding FecCD family ABC transporter permease, which codes for MKQLQESVRPGPALHTQKKSRALAAWLIIILGPGLVAWLMALSITKGAADISLPLVWDALFRFDGGDIRHLIVADLRLPRVVASALAGAAFAVAGALMQGMTRNPLADSGLIGLNAGAGFALSLCFAFFPHLGYLKLILCSFLGAAFGGVLATGIASLGRSGALPMRLVLAGAAVSALLTALSQGVALYFNVAQNLMFWTLGGVAGSNWTQVSIMTPWIGAGLLGAVALSRFITLLSLGEEVAKGLGLNTVLVSILGSLLVLVLAGTAVSVLGAVSFVGLMVPHLARFLIGVDYRWIIPASAVLGAFLLVLADLGARTLTPPFEIPVGALISLIGVPFFLYLARRQRRAL
- a CDS encoding AraC family transcriptional regulator: MQVDINQLAGNFSRISFQIIDVIKATVPPGKKCLDVFTPAVSGLIFPLQGRARMHFDGVAYEMSPGKIFHGGPNMPLNKEVVGDVEWSYMVVHYQVADSARKEFPQAFSHYQLDSGHSPRIRDLLHRLHHVCAKPGNLPALQAKSLFFGILDETLTSAGSRYNQQDRELVEQAIEYMKHHYREPLTIAAWAGQYGLNSKQFAYLFQKHTGIAPLDYLIDYRVRRARELLCATFRSIAEISTCVGYPDPYYFSKLFKKRTGFTPTTLREKFGLRRSL